The Sphingobacterium bambusae genome includes a window with the following:
- a CDS encoding YbaB/EbfC family nucleoid-associated protein produces the protein MFDKIMQAQQKAEEVKKRLDHISVSGEAEGGKIRVIATANKEIKEVIIDPAFLAEADKEELEELLVVALNKTLVQAENVSQSEMQAMSQDLLGGLGGLGNLFNK, from the coding sequence ATGTTCGATAAAATCATGCAGGCCCAGCAAAAGGCCGAGGAGGTGAAGAAACGATTGGATCATATTTCGGTGTCTGGAGAGGCCGAGGGAGGAAAGATCAGGGTAATTGCCACAGCCAACAAAGAGATTAAAGAAGTTATTATCGATCCTGCATTTTTAGCGGAAGCCGATAAGGAGGAGTTGGAGGAACTACTTGTTGTGGCACTAAATAAAACCTTGGTACAGGCAGAGAATGTAAGTCAATCGGAGATGCAAGCAATGTCTCAAGATTTGCTTGGCGGGTTAGGTGGTTTGGGTAATTTATTTAACAAATAA
- a CDS encoding TroA family protein: MEELHFYTALLAEKQEQAPEEAEYLDEEINILIHKLKFIPQEQRPSVLIVQQSTGFQPVFNERLADIVQIAGGKLLAEKFDNPGIVLVVQESESLYGEIGILLEDDLLSRTTALVENQIFIVQKSDLGLYDDDFLADVEICAEIVQPKYFIYGRQGQDWVKFDIA, encoded by the coding sequence ATGGAAGAACTTCATTTTTATACCGCTTTACTGGCTGAAAAACAAGAACAGGCTCCCGAAGAAGCCGAATACCTAGACGAGGAAATAAACATCCTGATACACAAGCTCAAATTCATTCCGCAAGAACAACGCCCCTCGGTACTTATTGTTCAGCAAAGCACCGGATTTCAGCCTGTCTTCAATGAAAGACTCGCCGACATTGTCCAGATTGCTGGCGGGAAACTGCTCGCTGAAAAATTCGACAACCCAGGGATAGTACTGGTGGTTCAGGAAAGCGAGAGCCTCTATGGAGAAATCGGCATTCTTTTGGAAGACGATTTATTGAGCCGGACAACCGCCCTAGTGGAGAATCAGATTTTCATTGTACAAAAAAGTGATCTTGGCCTTTACGACGACGACTTTCTTGCTGATGTCGAGATCTGCGCGGAGATCGTGCAACCTAAATACTTTATCTATGGCCGACAAGGGCAGGATTGGGTTAAGTTTGACATCGCATAG